One Equus asinus isolate D_3611 breed Donkey chromosome 26, EquAss-T2T_v2, whole genome shotgun sequence genomic window carries:
- the RINL gene encoding ras and Rab interactor-like protein isoform X2 gives MNGAGEIPLGVLRTPEPLLRLQRTWGVWQIPELDAQEAEVLLELWPPGSFLVTGHDPSQVLVLRTGPLPGEVNTYRIQKLPGGVSLESSNLCMQDLLHLLAFLSASRDVLPRTLLLPPPTLGPGDQHTDALQIGSIQLNTAGRVLSVVNKLYLETHREWGMDQGPPETLPKTEERHHPAPRHSTPHRVSWVEGPLSPEGHHPRPALTSLVEEKEEEEKEEEEEHNDYKDEEEGPEDVLTQHVRVLARARSSYVARQFRSLRARLTSDARGPHRPGDPATELLQDVRHLLIDLQDHLAKDPDVRAVFGSRGPGAPQKDQDLGPAVEAALCRAVLAPLKPALWSRLRTLRAPELRRLRRRQIALRAEAGPPGAQGAGPEGQGPAPAVRSRIHARLEHLHAACSPRRKVALLLAMCSDIYAGLARGENQEPMGADAFLPALTEELIWSPHIGETQLDVEFLMELLDPDELRGEAGYYLTTWFGALHHIAHYQPDAGRAPQGLSSEARASLRQWHSRRTLHRQGGPGAQADLPFEEPWAVETVPRDQ, from the exons ATGAATGGAGCAGGCGAGATCCCCTTAGGGGTCCTCAGGACCCCAGAGCCACTCCTTCGCCTGCAGAGGACATGGGGGGTGTGGCAGATCCCAGAGCTGGATGCACAGGAGGCAGAAGTGCTTCTGGAGCTGTGGCCACCAGGG AGTTTCCTGGTCACAGGACACGACCCCAGCCAGGTCCTGGTGTTGAGGACAGGACCTTTGCCAGGGGAAGTCAACACCTACCGGATCCAGAAGCTTCCTGGAG GTGTGTCTCTGGAATCCTCTAACCTCTGCATGCAGGACCTGCTCCATCTCCTGGCCTTCCTATCAGCCAGCAG GGATGTTTTGCCCAGAACACTGCTCTTGCCGCCTCCCACTCTAGGGCCAGGAGACCAACACACAG ATGCTCTGCAGATTGGCAGCATCCAGCTCAACACAGCAGGGAGGGTGCTCTCCGTGGTGAACAAGCTCTACCTGGAGACCCACAGAGAGTGGGGGATGGACCAGGGTCCCCCAGAGACACTTCCAAAGACTGAGGAGAGACACCATCCAG CCCCTAGGCACTCCACCCCTCACCGGGTCTCCTGGGTGGAAGGCCCACTCAGCCCAGAAGGCCACCATCCTAGGCCAGCTCTCACCAGCCtggtggaggagaaagaggaggaggagaaggaggaggaggaggagcataACGACTACAAAGATGAAGAGGAAGGACCTGAGGATGTGCTCACCCAACACGTCCGGGTTCTGGCCCGGGCTCGGAGCAGCTATGTGGCCAGGCAATTTCGGAGCCTTCGGGCGCGCCTCACCTCAGATGCTCGGGGCCCCCACAGGCCTGGGGACCCCGCCACAGAGCTGCTCCAGGATGTGCGGCACCTGCTCATTGACCTCCAGGATCACCTAGCAAAGGACCCAGATGTCAGGGCCGTCTTTGGGAGCAGGGGCCCTGGGGCCCCCCAGAAGGACCAGGATCTTG GCCCCGCGGTGGAGGCGGCCTTGTGCCGGGCGGTGCTGGCGCCCCTGAAGCCCGCCCTGTGGTCGCGACTCCGCACACTCCGAGCCCCGGAGCTGCGACGACTGCGGCGGCGACAAATAGCCCTGCGGGCGGAGGCGGGGCCTCCGGGAgcgcagggggcggggcctgaggggcagggccccgcccccgccgtgCGGAGCCGCATCCACGCGCGCCTGGAGCATCTCCATGCCGCCTGCTCCCCACGCCGCAAGGTGGCGCTGCTGCTGGCGATGTGCAGTGACATCTACGCGGGCTTGGCTCGGGGTGAGAACCAAG AGCCCATGGGGGCTGACGCCTTCCTGCCGGCGCTGACGGAGGAGCTGATCTGGAGTCCGCACATTGGGGAGACGCAGCTGGACGTGGAGTTTCTCATGGAGCTCTTGGATCCGGATGAACTTCGAGGAGAGG CCGGGTACTACCTGACCACGTGGTTCGGGGCTCTGCACCACATCGCCCACTACCAGCCCGACGCGGGCCGCGCGCCCCAGGGGCTCAGCTCCGAGGCCCGCGCCTCCCTGCGCCAGTGGCACAGCAGGAGGACGCTGCACCGCCAGGGCGGCCCCGGAGCCCAG GCCGACCTGCCCTTTGAAGAACCGTGGGCGGTAGAGACGGTGCCGAGAGATCAATGA
- the RINL gene encoding ras and Rab interactor-like protein isoform X1 → MAWPEDKAAAGPTDGERLAPSQMNGAGEIPLGVLRTPEPLLRLQRTWGVWQIPELDAQEAEVLLELWPPGSFLVTGHDPSQVLVLRTGPLPGEVNTYRIQKLPGGVSLESSNLCMQDLLHLLAFLSASRDVLPRTLLLPPPTLGPGDQHTDALQIGSIQLNTAGRVLSVVNKLYLETHREWGMDQGPPETLPKTEERHHPAPRHSTPHRVSWVEGPLSPEGHHPRPALTSLVEEKEEEEKEEEEEHNDYKDEEEGPEDVLTQHVRVLARARSSYVARQFRSLRARLTSDARGPHRPGDPATELLQDVRHLLIDLQDHLAKDPDVRAVFGSRGPGAPQKDQDLGPAVEAALCRAVLAPLKPALWSRLRTLRAPELRRLRRRQIALRAEAGPPGAQGAGPEGQGPAPAVRSRIHARLEHLHAACSPRRKVALLLAMCSDIYAGLARGENQEPMGADAFLPALTEELIWSPHIGETQLDVEFLMELLDPDELRGEAGYYLTTWFGALHHIAHYQPDAGRAPQGLSSEARASLRQWHSRRTLHRQGGPGAQADLPFEEPWAVETVPRDQ, encoded by the exons ATGGCCTGGCCAGAGGACAAGGCCGCAGCAGGCCCCACCGACGGGGAGAG ACTGGCCCCATCACAGATGAATGGAGCAGGCGAGATCCCCTTAGGGGTCCTCAGGACCCCAGAGCCACTCCTTCGCCTGCAGAGGACATGGGGGGTGTGGCAGATCCCAGAGCTGGATGCACAGGAGGCAGAAGTGCTTCTGGAGCTGTGGCCACCAGGG AGTTTCCTGGTCACAGGACACGACCCCAGCCAGGTCCTGGTGTTGAGGACAGGACCTTTGCCAGGGGAAGTCAACACCTACCGGATCCAGAAGCTTCCTGGAG GTGTGTCTCTGGAATCCTCTAACCTCTGCATGCAGGACCTGCTCCATCTCCTGGCCTTCCTATCAGCCAGCAG GGATGTTTTGCCCAGAACACTGCTCTTGCCGCCTCCCACTCTAGGGCCAGGAGACCAACACACAG ATGCTCTGCAGATTGGCAGCATCCAGCTCAACACAGCAGGGAGGGTGCTCTCCGTGGTGAACAAGCTCTACCTGGAGACCCACAGAGAGTGGGGGATGGACCAGGGTCCCCCAGAGACACTTCCAAAGACTGAGGAGAGACACCATCCAG CCCCTAGGCACTCCACCCCTCACCGGGTCTCCTGGGTGGAAGGCCCACTCAGCCCAGAAGGCCACCATCCTAGGCCAGCTCTCACCAGCCtggtggaggagaaagaggaggaggagaaggaggaggaggaggagcataACGACTACAAAGATGAAGAGGAAGGACCTGAGGATGTGCTCACCCAACACGTCCGGGTTCTGGCCCGGGCTCGGAGCAGCTATGTGGCCAGGCAATTTCGGAGCCTTCGGGCGCGCCTCACCTCAGATGCTCGGGGCCCCCACAGGCCTGGGGACCCCGCCACAGAGCTGCTCCAGGATGTGCGGCACCTGCTCATTGACCTCCAGGATCACCTAGCAAAGGACCCAGATGTCAGGGCCGTCTTTGGGAGCAGGGGCCCTGGGGCCCCCCAGAAGGACCAGGATCTTG GCCCCGCGGTGGAGGCGGCCTTGTGCCGGGCGGTGCTGGCGCCCCTGAAGCCCGCCCTGTGGTCGCGACTCCGCACACTCCGAGCCCCGGAGCTGCGACGACTGCGGCGGCGACAAATAGCCCTGCGGGCGGAGGCGGGGCCTCCGGGAgcgcagggggcggggcctgaggggcagggccccgcccccgccgtgCGGAGCCGCATCCACGCGCGCCTGGAGCATCTCCATGCCGCCTGCTCCCCACGCCGCAAGGTGGCGCTGCTGCTGGCGATGTGCAGTGACATCTACGCGGGCTTGGCTCGGGGTGAGAACCAAG AGCCCATGGGGGCTGACGCCTTCCTGCCGGCGCTGACGGAGGAGCTGATCTGGAGTCCGCACATTGGGGAGACGCAGCTGGACGTGGAGTTTCTCATGGAGCTCTTGGATCCGGATGAACTTCGAGGAGAGG CCGGGTACTACCTGACCACGTGGTTCGGGGCTCTGCACCACATCGCCCACTACCAGCCCGACGCGGGCCGCGCGCCCCAGGGGCTCAGCTCCGAGGCCCGCGCCTCCCTGCGCCAGTGGCACAGCAGGAGGACGCTGCACCGCCAGGGCGGCCCCGGAGCCCAG GCCGACCTGCCCTTTGAAGAACCGTGGGCGGTAGAGACGGTGCCGAGAGATCAATGA